From the genome of Halomonas sp. MCCC 1A13316, one region includes:
- a CDS encoding OmpA family protein gives MRHESLMPTHYDHDQDSTWMIGYLDIMTLLVALMVLIFTLSSFGQPDEEAAPLATHVPFAIPLPSEMAKALPVPAVPRPARGQLSQSAIAAALGVAGLPHPAPSERVAFTAPPTPLALLAKRESPLPVLSPPASPQPVLVANGPLPVSAAEFALVLTDRPPNGVGVIDPQAIAATEELQAVLSERLDDAPYLADLEGVEVSRVAEGIKLRVEDRMLFPTATAELTDDGEALVQSLMEVIQRHDGEVAVEGHTDSRSIQTEEFPSNWVLSSARAIAIVHALERAGVDSERLRAVGLADTRPLASNDTREGRAQNRRVEVIIHAR, from the coding sequence ATGCGCCACGAATCACTGATGCCGACCCACTACGATCACGATCAGGACAGCACCTGGATGATCGGCTACCTGGACATCATGACCCTTCTGGTGGCGCTGATGGTGCTCATCTTTACGCTTTCCAGCTTCGGGCAGCCTGACGAGGAGGCAGCGCCACTCGCCACGCACGTTCCCTTTGCCATTCCGTTGCCCAGTGAGATGGCAAAGGCGTTGCCTGTGCCGGCCGTGCCTCGTCCGGCTCGCGGCCAGCTGAGCCAATCTGCTATTGCAGCTGCGCTGGGCGTGGCAGGGCTACCGCACCCGGCGCCGAGCGAACGGGTTGCCTTTACGGCTCCGCCCACGCCGCTGGCCCTGTTGGCGAAACGTGAGTCGCCTCTGCCTGTATTGTCGCCACCGGCGTCTCCGCAACCGGTGTTGGTGGCCAACGGCCCACTGCCGGTTTCCGCTGCCGAATTTGCGCTGGTGCTGACCGATCGCCCGCCGAACGGCGTTGGGGTAATCGACCCGCAAGCCATAGCGGCGACCGAGGAGCTGCAAGCCGTGCTGAGCGAGCGTTTGGACGATGCCCCATACCTGGCAGACCTCGAGGGAGTTGAGGTTTCGCGGGTGGCCGAGGGTATCAAGCTGCGCGTGGAGGATCGGATGCTGTTTCCCACCGCGACGGCCGAGTTGACCGACGACGGTGAGGCGCTCGTTCAGAGCCTGATGGAAGTGATCCAGCGCCACGATGGAGAAGTCGCTGTGGAGGGGCATACCGACAGTCGTTCGATTCAGACCGAAGAATTCCCCTCCAATTGGGTGCTCTCCAGTGCCAGGGCTATCGCCATCGTTCACGCCCTTGAGCGGGCGGGTGTCGACTCAGAGCGTCTTCGCGCAGTGGGCCTCGCCGATACACGCCCCCTGGCCAGCAACGACACGAGGGAGGGGCGGGCTCAGAATCGCCGAGTGGAAGTTATTATTCACGCGCGCTGA
- a CDS encoding EAL domain-containing protein: MSQELTIERIMQSGLLTCEFETPLWMAAERMAARQCSSIVVVKSGQPLGIWTEHDALAVNFADPDAVRQPISEFMSQPVVSLPSGTPVSEAALRFNAERRRHFLVVDDAGAPLGILSQTDVALNQGLEPYLRLREVQAAMRQRALVLEGELRLAQAARSMRLSECDAVVVKCEDGELGILTERDLVRFVARHPGNTPIESLASRPLLTVHQNDTLIAARDLLMNHRVRHLAVLDEADEVVGLLGFRDMLAGAEHLYMQDLRNALEQRDRALAQSRENRQLAERVIDSSLEGIIITDTANRIEFANRAFTHMTGYTAEEVIGKTPAILSSGRHDAAFYRQMWDALQRSGYWRGEIWNRRKSGELYLEMLTITAITDDSGVATHYASLFSDITHLRDNEERIRRLAYYDALTGLPNRRLLEDRLELAIRHAHRNQSRLAVIFVDLDHFKEVNDALGHAFGDELLVMMAERLQLRLREDDTLARLGGDEFLVLLPDLEEVDEVARVARRLVEAVREPCVIEGQEFRLGCSLGISLYPDDASTAESLVHNADVAMYRAKQEGRNGYRLYRNEMNLQDDRQRALETALREAFATGEGLQLHYQPVFQREGGRLQGAEALLRWHHPLLGSVPPASVVTLAERAGLLPQLDEYILEQICTQLAAWSTLGAGPVPISINLSASQFWQHDLPVRVATKLNVHKLQPGLLGFEIAERTLMEKPHQAAIVLKRLRRLGGEVAINDFGTGYASFGYLQELPISMVKIDRRFVQRLDSGQRGSAAIVAAVAGLAREMELRLAAVGVETESQREALARHGVELIQGYLTGQPLPADLFAKRYLATRNGVTPQDA; encoded by the coding sequence ATGAGCCAAGAGCTAACTATCGAACGCATCATGCAGTCCGGGTTGCTGACTTGTGAGTTCGAGACACCGCTGTGGATGGCAGCCGAGCGAATGGCGGCACGCCAATGCAGCTCGATCGTCGTGGTTAAATCGGGCCAGCCCCTGGGTATCTGGACGGAACATGACGCGCTTGCAGTCAATTTCGCCGACCCCGATGCCGTACGTCAGCCCATATCGGAGTTCATGAGCCAGCCGGTGGTGAGCCTGCCCTCAGGCACGCCGGTCAGCGAAGCCGCGCTGCGCTTCAATGCCGAGCGGCGCCGGCATTTCCTTGTGGTGGATGACGCTGGCGCCCCGCTGGGAATCCTTTCGCAAACCGATGTTGCCCTGAACCAGGGGCTCGAGCCCTACCTGAGGCTGCGCGAGGTTCAGGCCGCCATGCGTCAGCGCGCGCTGGTGCTGGAAGGCGAGCTGCGCTTGGCCCAGGCGGCGCGTTCGATGCGGCTCTCCGAGTGCGATGCCGTTGTGGTCAAGTGCGAGGATGGCGAGCTGGGCATTCTCACCGAGCGTGACCTGGTGCGGTTCGTGGCGCGCCATCCGGGGAATACGCCAATCGAATCGCTTGCCAGTCGACCCCTGCTGACGGTGCACCAGAACGATACCCTGATAGCCGCGCGGGATCTGCTGATGAATCATCGCGTACGCCACCTGGCCGTGCTGGATGAGGCCGATGAAGTGGTAGGGCTGCTGGGCTTTCGCGACATGCTGGCTGGCGCCGAGCACCTCTACATGCAGGACCTGCGTAACGCCCTGGAGCAGCGCGACCGTGCGCTTGCCCAGTCGCGGGAAAACCGGCAACTGGCCGAGCGGGTGATCGATTCCTCGCTGGAAGGAATCATCATCACCGATACCGCTAATCGCATCGAATTCGCCAATCGTGCATTCACCCATATGACCGGTTACACCGCAGAGGAGGTGATCGGAAAAACGCCCGCAATACTGTCGTCGGGGCGCCACGACGCTGCCTTCTACCGTCAGATGTGGGACGCCCTGCAGCGCAGTGGTTACTGGCGCGGCGAAATCTGGAATCGGCGCAAGAGCGGCGAGCTCTATCTGGAAATGCTGACGATCACGGCGATCACCGACGATAGTGGGGTAGCTACGCATTACGCTTCGCTGTTCAGCGACATCACACACCTGCGTGACAATGAAGAGCGTATTCGCAGGCTGGCCTACTACGATGCCCTTACCGGGCTGCCCAACCGTCGCCTGCTGGAGGACCGACTGGAGCTGGCGATACGCCACGCCCATCGCAACCAGAGCCGGCTGGCCGTCATCTTTGTCGATCTTGATCATTTCAAGGAGGTCAACGATGCGCTGGGCCACGCCTTCGGTGACGAGCTGCTGGTCATGATGGCCGAGAGGCTGCAGCTACGCCTGCGAGAGGATGACACCCTTGCCCGTCTCGGGGGCGATGAATTCCTCGTGCTGCTTCCCGACCTCGAAGAGGTGGACGAAGTGGCCCGAGTAGCCCGACGTCTGGTGGAAGCCGTCCGCGAGCCTTGCGTGATCGAAGGCCAGGAGTTTCGCCTCGGTTGCAGCCTGGGTATCAGCCTCTACCCTGATGATGCTTCGACGGCGGAATCGTTGGTACATAACGCCGATGTCGCCATGTATCGGGCCAAGCAGGAAGGCCGCAACGGCTACCGCCTCTACCGCAACGAGATGAATCTGCAGGACGATCGCCAGCGCGCGCTCGAAACGGCCCTGCGCGAGGCGTTTGCCACGGGAGAGGGCTTGCAACTGCACTACCAACCCGTTTTCCAGCGTGAAGGAGGCCGGCTGCAGGGCGCCGAGGCGCTGCTGCGTTGGCACCACCCCCTGTTGGGCAGCGTGCCGCCGGCCAGTGTCGTCACCTTGGCCGAGCGTGCGGGGCTATTGCCGCAGCTGGATGAGTACATTCTCGAGCAGATCTGCACGCAGCTGGCCGCCTGGAGCACCTTGGGGGCCGGGCCGGTCCCCATCAGCATCAACCTGTCGGCAAGCCAGTTCTGGCAGCACGACCTGCCCGTGCGCGTGGCCACCAAACTCAACGTACACAAGCTGCAGCCGGGCCTGCTGGGTTTCGAGATCGCCGAGCGCACGCTGATGGAAAAACCCCACCAGGCGGCCATCGTGCTCAAGCGCTTGCGGCGCCTGGGTGGCGAGGTCGCCATCAATGATTTCGGCACCGGCTATGCCTCGTTCGGTTATCTCCAGGAGCTGCCGATCAGCATGGTCAAGATCGACCGCCGTTTCGTGCAGCGCCTGGATAGCGGACAGCGGGGCAGTGCGGCCATCGTGGCCGCGGTGGCGGGGCTGGCTCGAGAAATGGAGCTGCGCCTGGCTGCCGTCGGGGTCGAGACCGAGTCGCAGCGTGAAGCCCTGGCTCGGCATGGCGTCGAACTGATCCAGGGGTATCTCACCGGCCAACCGCTGCCGGCCGACCTCTTCGCCAAACGCTATCTGGCCACCCGCAATGGCGTGACGCCTCAAGACGCCTGA
- a CDS encoding flagellar protein FlaG: protein MSSPLTDATNALNTSALHELTPRQRKETVLATLPSAGTALAQAKSHGQSPSSADLVEPIQRINEVLRQYGVEFELNDTSRVITRIVDRETGDVLRQIPSEEVLAIAERLEELQGRLINLKV from the coding sequence ATGTCTTCGCCACTAACCGATGCCACCAATGCCTTGAACACGTCGGCACTTCACGAGCTGACACCACGCCAGCGCAAGGAAACCGTGCTCGCCACGCTACCTTCGGCCGGAACCGCCTTGGCCCAGGCCAAGAGCCACGGCCAATCGCCCAGCTCTGCCGACCTGGTCGAGCCGATTCAACGCATCAATGAAGTACTTCGCCAGTACGGCGTGGAATTCGAACTCAACGACACGTCACGGGTGATTACCCGCATCGTGGATCGTGAAACGGGTGACGTACTGCGCCAAATTCCTTCGGAGGAAGTACTGGCCATCGCCGAGCGGCTGGAAGAGTTGCAGGGGCGGTTGATCAACCTGAAGGTGTGA
- the fliE gene encoding flagellar hook-basal body complex protein FliE produces the protein MSSPAIQSALAQMQSLATQAGGQVGKGQQVSTQVGQGGFAGELQASIQRINSLQQASAAKTMAFQAGDPNVELNDVMVDMQKASVAFQMGLQVRNRLVTAYKDVMNMQV, from the coding sequence ATGAGTTCACCGGCCATCCAGTCGGCGCTGGCACAGATGCAGAGCCTGGCGACCCAAGCCGGCGGTCAGGTTGGCAAGGGGCAGCAGGTTTCCACTCAGGTGGGGCAGGGCGGCTTTGCCGGCGAGCTACAGGCTTCGATACAGCGCATCAACAGCCTGCAGCAGGCATCCGCCGCCAAGACCATGGCGTTTCAGGCCGGCGATCCCAATGTCGAGCTCAACGACGTCATGGTCGACATGCAAAAAGCCAGCGTCGCCTTCCAGATGGGGCTGCAGGTTCGTAATCGCCTGGTGACGGCCTATAAGGACGTCATGAACATGCAGGTGTGA